The DNA sequence CGGAGTCCCAGCCGCCGGTGCGGCCGCCGAGGTGGCCGCCCTCGATGCGGCCGATGACACCCTCCTCCTGGAAGATGCGGACCCAGCGGTCGAAACGGCTGAAGTCCACGGTCAGCCCGCCGTCGGCGCCCACGCCGAATTCGGCCAGGCCCAGGGGGGAGATGAGCGCGACGTTCTGGCGGTGCTCCGCCATGTTCCGCGCGAAGCGGCGCAGGAGGGCGTAGTACTCCTCCGACTCCGGCTCGGGCGAAATATCCATGTGGTTCCAGTTCACGGAGAACCAGTTGGTCACCCACAGGCGCGACGGCCCGGCGGCGGCGGCGAAGACCTCCAGTTCCAGCGGCACGGCGGCGTTGAACCCGCCGGCGGGCGTCATGGCGGACACGCGCGCCATGCCCCGGTAGAGGCCGGGGGCGGCGTCCATCGGCACGTCCACGGTGATCCAGACGGGCCGCGCCTGCCCCGGCCCCAGGTCCATCGTGTCCGTTTCCATCAGCACGTCGGGATAGTCGGCGGGCGGCTTGCGCAACTGGTCATTGGAGGGTTTCTGCGAGGGCCGGTCCACGTAGACGTAGCCGACCACGCGCGGCGCGCGCGCGGTGAGGACCGCGCCGGAGGGGCCGGTCATCGGGTCCGCGGCCACGCGTACCGCGGTGAGGGGGTGTTCCGCGCGGACGACCACCTGGAAGGTGGCCTGCTCGCCCCGGGCGGCCTCCAGGGGCGGCACGGGTTCGGCGCCGGGCCGCGCGTCGGCGAAGACTTTTTCCAGGGGGTCAACGAGCCAGACCGCGACGGGATCGGCGGCGGCGGACACGGCGCACAGCGCCATCGCGCACAGGCACAGGAACGGCTTCATCATGGCGGACTCTCCCTCGTTTCGCGGCGGCAGCCGCGCCGGGGTCCATGATACCCCCCGTTCCACGAAAAAAGCGAACGGGAAACAGTCCCTGGGTCGCCGGATAAGGAATGACCGTTGGCTCATTGGATGCGGGGAACCTGGGGCGTTCTGACAAGAGGTTGCTTCGCTTCGCTGCTAAGAGAGTACCGGGTTCGCTGGAGAGGCCGCGCCCCTGGGATCGCCAAGCTTCCCCTTGGCTTTCGGGGAAACACGGATCGAACAGGCCCGCGCGGAAGAACCCAAGAGGCCAAGCTGGAGCTTGGCGAGCCCAGGGGGCGCGCGGTTTGGGCGATGGAGGGAGCCGAAGCCGCGGCGAGACGGGAGGGGCGCGCGGCGTCTCCTTTTGGAGTGCGGCGGCAACGACGCCGCTTTGGTTCCCGGAAAAGAGCTGCCGGGAGGGGTGCGGCATGGATCATCCCCGGGAAAAGCGGTGTCGCCGCTTCGCTCTGCCACCGCACTCCATATAACAGACGGACCCGCCAAGGACGTGCGGGGGCTCCCGCGACGTCTGACGCCTGACCCGCCTTTCTTCAACGACATTCCCGCCGCCGGGCGGTCTGGGGCTCGCAATTGCGAGGCGGCCGCCCCGGGCCGCCGCGGCAATCTCTTGTCGGAAGGCCTCGGGTTCTCCACATCTCATGGGTGAACGCACACCTTTCGCACCGCCGAGGCATTCAGCGCGAACCCCCAAGGGGTGCGGTCCCTCGAACACGTCCACGACCGTTTCTTATCCGGCGATTCGGGATCCCTGACGCGTTTGCTTTCCCCCCTCTCCTGTGGCAGACTGGGACACCAGCGGACGACACCTTGGAGGGTTTGACGATGCGCGTGTTTCTCCGGCGGTTCTTTGGGTGGGCGGTTCCTGCGGTGTGCGCGGCGGCGCTGCTGGTTTCCGCCGGCTGCGCCACCTCCTCCAAGCCCGCGCGGGAGGACGCCGTGGCGCGGCGGATCGCGGCGGCGGAGATGCACCCCCGGCTGCTGATGACGGCGGCGGGGGGGGAGGCCGTCCGGGAGCGCATCGCGCGCGACAAGACGGCGGCGGCGCTCTTCGCGGCGGTGCGGGCGGACGCGGACGCGCTGCTGGACGCGCCGCCGGTGGTCTACAAGAAGGACGGCAAGCGCCTGCTGTCGGTGTCGCGCGAGGCGCTGGTGCGGGTGCTGTGCCTGGCGTTCGTCCACCGCATGACGGACGACCCGAAGTACGCGGCGCGCGCGCTGGCGGAGATGGAGGCCGCCGCCGGGTTCAACGACTGGAACCCGTCGCACTTTCTGGACACGGCGGAGATGGCCGCGGCCCTGGCCATCGGCTACGACTGGCTCTACCCGCTGCTGTCACCCGAGCAGGAAAGCATGATCCGCCGGGCGATCCTCGACAAGGGTATCCAGCCCTCCTTCGAGGATAAGCGCGGATGGGTCACCGGGAACAACAACTGGAACCAGGTCTGCCACGGCGGCATGGTCTTCGGCGCGCTGGCCCTGCTGGAGCGCGAGCCGGAGCTGGCGGAAAAGGTCGTGACCCGCGCGCTGGACGGCCTGCCCCACGCGATGGACGTGCTCGCCCCGGACGGCGTCTACCCGGAGGGGCCGTCCTACTGGGAGTACGGCACCACCTACAACGTCCTGCTCATCGCCGCGCTGGAGTCCGCCCTGGGCACCGATTTCGGCCTGAAGCGCCGCCCCGGTTTCCGCGAGACGGGCGCGTATCCCCTCCTCATGACCGGCCCCACCGGCGGCGTCTTCGGCTTCTCCGACAGCGGCCAGACGTTTGGCCTCTCCCCCGCCGTGTTCTGGTTCGCCCGCGAGAACCGGGACCCCGGCCTCGCCTGGGCCAACCACGCCCGCCTCGGCGAGATGCTGGCAACGGAGGGAACCGGACGGAGAAGCCGCTTCCTGCCGCTGCTGCTGGTCTGGTGGGACGGCAAGCCCGCCGCGGAGCCGCGCCAGCCCCTCGCCTGGAAGGGCGAGGGCATCAACCCCGTGGCCGTGTTCCGCACGTCCTGGACCGACCCCGGCGCGGCCTTCCTCGCCGTGAAGGCGGGCACGCCCGCGGCCAACCACGGCCACATGGACACCGGCTCGTTCATCTACGAGGCCGACGGCGTCCGCTGGGCCCTGGACCTCGGCTCGGAGAACTACGGCAGGCTGGAGGCCCGCGGCATGGACATCTGGAACAGGAAGCAGGGCTCCGACCGCTGGCAAATCTTCCGCTACCACACCCTCAGCCACAACACCCTCACGGTGGACGGCGCGGAGCAGGTGGTGGAGGCGCGGGCGGACTTCACCCGCTTCTCCGCGCGGAAGGCCCGCGCCGTCATGGACCTGTCCGCCGTCTACGGCGGCCGGCTCGCCCGCGCGGAGCGCGGATTCACCCTCCTGCCCGACGGACGCGTCCTCATCCAGGACGAGATCACGGCGGGCGACGCCCCCGCCCGCGTGCGCTGGGCCATGACCACCCCCGGCGAGGTGGCCGAAACCGCGCCGGGCCGGGCCCTGCTCACCAAGGACGGGAAACAGCTCCGCGTCGAGGTGCTGTCCCGCCCCGACGCCGTGATGGAAACCTTCCCCACGGACCCGCCGCCCAGCGAATGGGACACTCCCAACCCCGGCACCCGCCAGATCGGCTTCCACACCGACCTCGCCCCCGGCGCGTCCGCCACCCTGGCCGTGCTCTTGACGCCGGAAAGCGCGGGAACCCCGCCGCCACCGGAACTGCGCCCGCTGTCCCGGTGAGCGCCCGCAGAAAAACCCATAAAGTGCCAAACTGTGCTGCTTCTGCGGAGGTTGCATCCCGTGTCCGGCCCCGCTATATACTCACTTTGAAACAACAATCCCCATGCCGTGCATGGGCATAAGGAGCCGCGGGATGAAGAAAGGTTTGGTTTTCTTGTGTCTCGGGATGGCGCTGGCCGGATGTTCGGGAAACGTGCTGGTAACCGGTGTCGCCTCGACGGAGGATCCCATCACCGGGGCGGATGTCTCCCTGGTCTCCCCCAAGGGCCGGGTACTGGCCAACTATCTGGAGGAAACGCAGCAGGGGGGCACCTTCGTGGTGTCCGTGCCGCCGCGGCTGCTTCGGGACGGGTACCGGATCGTGGTGTCCGGCGGCGTCTTCGCGTCCACCGGGGCCCCCTCGCCGCATGTGCTTTCCGCCTTTGTGCCTCCTGTTGAGGATGGACGGCCGGGGTTCGTCCATGTCGGATTCCTTTCGACGCTGACGGACGCGCTGTTGGAGCGGCGGCCGGGCATGACGCCGGAGGAGGCCGAGAACGCGGTCGGCGCCTACCTGGGGCTGCCGGAGACGCTGGACCTGCACCGCGACGGGTTCTTCAACGACGATTTCTTCGACCATGACGTGTTTGCGGAGGCCGTCGGAGAGAACGGGCTGAACGCCTTCGTGGACGGCCTGCTGGACGAACTGGAGGCGGACCCCGGCACGACGCGCACCTTTTTGGGCACGCCTGCGGACGAAACCCCCGAAAAGGGGCTGGCGGGGACTTTTCTGAACGGGCTGGTGGAGGGCGCGGGCCAGGAGGTGGGCAGCCGTGCCGCCGGCTGGGCGATGGACCAGATCTTCGGCAAGGCAGACACCCCTTCCGCACCGACGGACCCCGTGGTGTTGGCGGCGCTCCAGGAGAACGCCCAGCAGTTGAAGGCCATCGCGGACGCCCTGGAGGTGTTCCAAAGCCGCACCAGCGCCATGCTGCTCCAGATTCTGACCACCGCCGAGCGGACCCAGTACCTCACCCTGGTCGCCCCGCTGGGTTCGGAGATCGCCCTGCTGGAGACGCTGCAGGACCAGCTCTGGCTCCTGTGCGAGCACGTCCACGACAACGACCCGGACTATGCGCAGCTTGCCACAGACCTGAACGCCTCGCTGAACTCCATCCAGATCAAGACCATCCTGAAACACATGCAGGATGTGCTCGGCGGCACGGCGTCCACGCCGGGCGCCATTGACACCTGGGGCTTCCTCCAGGCCCGCTACGCCACGCGCGCGCAGAACCACAACGCGCTCTTCGGCCAGTTCCAGTACTACGCCAACATGCAGATCACGGCGCTCAACCTGCTGCTCGAGCGGACCCACAAGGACGCTGCAAAGAGCCTGGGGGACATCTACGTGGCGGACTACCTGCGGGGCATGGAGGTCCAGGCGGACGCCTTCCTCGCCCGCGTCGAGGGCATGATGGCCCTCATGCAGAACTATGGTGAACTCCCCGCGTACATGTCCTATGTGCGCGAATGGAACGCGTACAACGGCGACGTCCTTCTAAAGAGCCCCACCCGGGAATCGGCGGTGCTGGCCCAGGCCGACGCCATCGCGCTGGAGGTCCAGAACACGTCCGGCGCGCTGGTCATCCGGCTGGCCAGAGGCATGTACGCCGACAAGCCCCACACGCCGTCGTGGCTGGCCACGGTGCCCGTGACCATTCAGAACGTGAACACCGGGGCCGAGTATGTCCCGGACAAGGTTTACCGGCGCCGCATCAACCAGCCGGACATCGTCAGCTCGGGGCAGACGACCCATGCCTGGCAGTTGGGACTCTGGGACGTGAACCGGTACGTCTTCACCACCCTGCCCCAGGGCGCCTACGCGGTGAAGAACATCAACATCGCCTATCCCTGCCCGGACCCAACGTTTCGCAAAGCCGGAAACGAGTTGTTCCATCCGGTCTATCTGAACACCCAGACCCCCATGGTTCCGGGGGAATTCCACAACCTGCTGGTGACCGCCTACGCCAATCCCATGGCCCCCGTGTGACCTTGAATCGGGGTGAAAACGCCCCCGCACCCGTCCTCCCCGCCGGGCGGAAGCGGCTGCCGCTTCCGTCCGGCGCCTTTTTTCCAGAAACCGGGGGCGCCCCCGCGCCCGAAGGTTGCATCGGGCCCCCGCACCGGATATACTTCGCGCCTCGAACGGTTTGACACGCGAACTTTCAGGGACAACCCAAAGATGAACAGCAGGGAACGGATGGAGACCGCGCGGGTGGTGTACGCCGCGGAGCGGATGCTGCACCGCCACTGCGTGGCGCGGTTCACCTCGGAGTCGCCGAGGGCGAAACGGTCGCCGGCCCTCACCTTTCCGCAGGTGAACATGATCATGACGATCCGCGCGGGCGGCGGCATGACGGTCACGCGGCTGGCGGAGGAGCTGCGTGTGAAGGCGCCGGCCGTGTCCGCGATGGTGGACCGGCTGGTCGAGATGGGGGTGCTGACGCGCACGGCCAACCCGGAGGACCGCCGGGAGGTGATCATCCGGGTGTCCGACCGGCATGAGGCCTGGGTGGCCGAGCTGGAGCGGCGCAAGCTCCAGACCTTTGCGGAGCTGGTGGACCGCGTGGGCGACGACTGCGCCCGCACCTGGGCGGAGGTGGCCCTTCGCATCCGGGAGGCGCTGCGGGAGGAGGACGCGGGGGCGGGGAAACGGCGGGAAACAGGGGCGCGCGGCGCGCGTCCGGCGAAAGGCGGCACTCTATGAAACGCGCGGCTGGACTCCTGGCCCTTTGGATGGTTCTCGCGGGCGCGGCCCCGCTGTTCGCCCAGGGCCCGCCGGGCGGGAAGAAGATGCCGCCGCAGGTGGCCCTGGCCCCGGCGGCAGTGAAGACCGTCCCGGTCGCCTTCGAGTACGTGGGCCTCACGGAGGCGTCGAAGGCCGTCGAGGTCCGCGCGCGGATCCAGGGGTTCCTCGAAACCCGCGAGTTCCAGGACGGCGCGTTTCTGGAGGAGGGCGCGCGCCTGTTCACCATAGACCCGCGCCCCTTCGAGGCGGACCGCGACGTGGCGGCGGCGCAGGTGGCCGAGGCCGCGGCGCGGCTGCGGCTGGCGGAGCAGGAGCTGGCGCGGCTGAAGGCGGTGCGGACGCCGGGGGCGGTGGCCGCGGCCGACGTGGACCAGCGCGAGGCGGAGGCGGCGGGGGCGGCGGCGTCGCTGCGGCTGGCGGAGGCCCAGCTCAAGAAGACGGAGCTGAACCTGGACTACACGAAGGTCTCCGCGCCCCTGACCGGGTTCATCGGCAAGGCGCAGAAGGAGGCCGGGAGCTATGTGGACAGCGCGCAGAACAGCCTGCTGGCCGTGATGCACCAGGTGGACCCGCTCTATGTGACCTTCAAGGTCAGCGAGTCGGACTTCCTCGCGTGGCGGCGCGGCGAGAAGGAGGGCACGCTGGCGCTGGCGGGCGGCAGGACCGTGCCGGACGTGGCGATCACGCTGCTGGACGGCACCCCCTTCGGCGAGCCGGGCGCGCTCGACTACGAGAACACCGGCGTGGACACGCAGACGGGCACCGTGGAGCTGCGCGCCACGTTCAAAAACGCCGACCGGACGCTCAAGCCGGGCCAGTTTGTGAAGGTAAACCTGTCGGGCTGGGAGCGGCCGAACGTGCTGACAGTGCCCCGCCGGGCCGTGGGCCAGACCCCCAAGGGCCCCGTGGTCTACCTGGTGGGTCCGGACAGCAAGGCGCAGGAGCGCGTCGTGAAGACCGGCGAGTGGTCCGGCGACGACTGGATCATCCTGGAGGGTCTTGAGGCGGGGGACCAGGTCATCGTGGAGGGGCTGACGAAGGTCCGCGAGGGGACCGAGGTGTCCACCGGCCCGCCGCCGGGCGCGCCGGACGCCCCCAAACCCGCAGCCCCGGCCAACTAGGGGCGCGCGCATGATCTCCCGATTCTTCATAGACCGTCCGATCTTCGCCACCGTGGTGGCCGTGGTGATCGTGCTGTGCGGCCTCGTGTCGCTGTTCTCGCTGCCCGTGGAGTCGTCCCCGCAGATCACGCCGCCGACAGTGGTGATCAGCACGTCGTATCCGGGGGCCGACGCGCAGACGGTGATGGAGAGCGTGGCCACGCCCATCGAGCAGGAGCTCAGCGGCGTGGAGCACCTGCTCTATTACCAGTCCTCCAGCGCGAACGACGGCAGCCTCTCGATCACCCTCTCCTTCGAGATCGGCACGGACCTGAACATCGCGGCGGTGGACGTGCAGAACCGCATCAAGCGCGCCGAGCGCCGCCTGCCCGAGGAGGTCATGCGCCAGGGCATGAACGTCAGCAAGCGCATGAGCACCTTCCTCGGGATCATCGCCCTGCAGTCGGACAAGCCGGAGCACGACACGCTCTTCCTGAGCAACTACGCCACGATCCACATGGTGGACGCCCTGGCGCGCGTGCCCGGCGTGGGCCAGGTGCGCATCTTCGGCAACAAGGACTACTCGATGCGGGTCACCCTCGACCCCGACCAGCTCGTGCTCAAGGGGCTGACGGTGAACGACGTGGCCCAGGCGATCCGCGAGCAGAACGGGCAGTACGCGGCCGGCGAGATCGGCGGCGCCCCGAACCCGGAGCCGGTGGACTTCACGTTCCCCGTGCTGGCGCCGGGGCGGCTCACCACCCCGCAGCAGTTCGAGGAGATCATCCTGCTGGCGCGGCCCGACGGCTCCCGCGTGCTCCTGAAGGATGTGGCAAAGGTGGAGCTGGGAACCCTCAGCTACGGCACCGAGGGCCGCTACAACGGCAAGGCCACGGCCATGATCCCGGTGTCGGCCCAGCCCGACGCCAACGCGCTGGAGACGATGAACGGGGTGAAGGAGGAGCTGGAGCGGCTGGCCGGGGACTTCCCGGAGGGCGTCCGGCACATGGTCCCGCTGGACACGACCACGTTCATCACCGTGTCCATCCAGGAGGTGGCCAAGACCTTCCTGGAGGCCACCATTCTGGTGACCATCGTCGTGCTCCTGTTCCTGGGGAGCTGGCGCGCCGCGGTGATCCCCATGGTCGCCGTGCCGGTGTCCATTGTGGGCGCCTTCATGGGCCTGCTCGCCCTGGGGTTCTCCGTCAACTCGCTGACCCTGTTCGCGCTGGTGCTGGCCATCGGCATCGTGGTGGACGACGCCATCATCGCCGTGGAGAACGTCGAGCGGCTCATGCACGACGAGCGTCTGGCCCCGCGCGAGGCGACCATCAAGGCCATGGGCCAGGTGCAGGGCCCCATCATCGCCAGCGTGCTCTCCCTGGCCGCGGTCTACCTTCCCGTGGCCTTCGTCGGCGGCAGCACGGGCGTCATGTACCGCCAGTTCGGCATCACCATCACGCTGGCCGTGGCCATCTCCGGCACCATCGCCCTGGTCCTGACCCCGGCGCTGTGCCGGCTCCTGCTGCGGCCCAACCACCGCAAACTCTTCCTCTTCCGCTGGTTCGACGCGGGCGTGCGCGGGTTCACCGCCCTCTTCGCCTTCAGCGCGCGCTGGATGATCCGGCTGGGCGTCGTCTCCATGGTGCTCTTCGGGGTGCTCGTCTGGGCCACCTACTCCCTCTTCATGCGGGTTCCGTCGGCCTTCGTGCCCCAGGAGGACCAGGGCTACCTCATGATGGTGGCGCAGCTGCCGAAGGGGGCCTCCCTCGACCGGACCAAGGCGGTGGTCTCCCAGATCGAGGAGTTCATGCTGGCGCAGCCGGAGGTCCGGGGAATCACCGCCATGTGCGGGCAGGACCAGCTCTCGAACGCCGCAGTCTCCTCGTCGGCCAGCATGTTCGTCAGCCTCAAGGACTGGGCGGAGCGCGTCGGGCCGGAGCACTCCGCCGACGCCCTGGTGGCGCGCGTCTTCCAGCGCTTCGGCGGGCTCAAGGAGGCGACGGTCCTCGCGTTCGTGCCGCCGCCCATCCGCGGGCTGGGCATGCGCGCGGGGTTCGAGGCGCAGCTCGAGACCCGCGGCGGCGACGACCTGGCCTCCCTGGCGCGGGTCATGTCCGAGTTCATCGCCGAGCTGAACAAGGACCCGATGTTCAGCGGCGTGTCCGGCACGCTGGACGTCACGCAGCCGAAGATCCGGGTGAAACTGGACCACACACGGGCCAAACTGCTGGGCATCCCGGTGGGCGAGGTGTACAACACGCTCCAGGCGCTGCTCGGATCCTTCTACGTCGACGACTTCAACATCTACGGGCGCGTGTACCGCGTGCAGCTGCAGGCGGAACCGCAGTACCGCGACGAGCCCTCCGACATCCGGAAGATTTACGTGCGCAACAACGCGGGCGAGATGATCGAACTGTCCGGCGTGGTGGACGTTTCCATTGAGGCGGGCCCCAGCGTGGTCGGACGGTTCAACAGTTTCACGTCGGCCCAGATCACCGGCGCGCCCGCCCCGGGCATCAGCACGGGGCAGTGCATCCGGCGCGTTGAGGAGATCGCCGCGCGCACCCTGCCGCCCGGCTACACCGTCGAGTGGAGCTCGGGCTCGTACCAGGAGGTGCGCACGGGCAACCAGTCCTACTACGTCATGCTCTTCGGCCTGGTCATGATCTTCCTCGTCCTCGCCGCGCAGTACGAGAAGTGGTCGCTCCCCCTCGCCGTCCTCATGGCCGTGCCCTTCTGCGTCTTCGGCGCCTTCGCGTCGCTGGTCCTGCGCGCCGCCCCCGCCGACATCTACTTTCAGATCGGCCTGCTCACCCTCATCGGCCTGTCGGCCAAGAACGCCATCCTCATCGTCGAGTTCTGCTCCAAGATGCGCGCCGACGGCGCGGGCATCCTGGAGGCGGCCATCGCCGCCGCCCGCATCCGCCTGCGCCCCGTGCTCATGACCGCCATCAGCACCATCCTCGGCGCGCTCCCCCTGGCCCTGAGCCAGGGCGCGGGCGCGGCCGGACGCCACTCCATCGGCAACAGCGTCGTGGCCGGCATGATCACGGCCACCTTCCTCGCCGTGTTCTTCGTGCCCCTCTTCTTTGTCATCATCCAGTGGCTCAGCGAGCTGGGGTCGCGGAAGCCGGCCCCCGCGGCGGCTGAGGCGCCCCCGCCCCCCGAAGCCGTCACGGAACCGGCCGCCCCCGCCGGGGAGGATCAGGCATGAGCCCCCGCGCGTTTTCCACCGCCGCCGCCCTGCTGGCCCTGCTCCTCTCAGGGTGCGTGGTCGGCCCGGACTATGAGAAGCCGTCGCCGCCGGTGCCGGACGCCTGGAGCACCCCGCTGGAGGGCGGCGAGGCCGCCGGCGAGCCCGATATCGCCGAATGGTGGCGCGTGTTCGGCGACCCCGCCCTGGACGCCCTGGTGGCCCGCGCCCTGGAGGGAAGCCTCGACCTGCGGATGGCGGAGGCGCGCATCCGCGAGTCCCGCGCCGCGGAGGAGATTTCCGGCGCGGACCTCTGGCCCGCCCTGAACGCCTCGGCGGGCTACAAGCGCCTCCAGAACAAGAAGGCGGCCTCCACCGGCATCTCGTCCAGCTCGTCCACCGGCCTCTCCGCCCAGGGCGTCTCCCGGTCCTACTCCCTCTCCGCCGGCGGCACCTCTGTCTCCGTCGCGCCGGACCTCACCGGCGCGGGCAATTCCCGCGTCACGGTGAACCGGGGGCAGGCCGCGTCCGCGCCGTCGCGCTGGGACGACCTTTTCCAGGCGGGCTTCGACGCGCGCTGGGAGCTGGACGTCTTCGGCGGCACGCGCCGCGAAATGGAGGCGGCCCGCGCGTCGCGCGAGGCGGCCGAGGAGGACCTCCGCGCGGTGCGGGTGTCCCTCGCCGCCGAGGTGGCCCGCAACTACTTCACCCTGCGCGAGGCGCAGGCGAGCCTCGACATCGCGTCGCGGAACGCCGCCCTCCAGCGCGACAGCCTGGACCTCGTGCGCGCGCGCTTTGAGGCGGGCCTCACCAACGAGCTCGACATCCGCGCCGCCGAGACCCAGCTCGCCGTCACCGAGTCGGGCCTGCCCGGCCACGCCGCCCGCGTGCAGTACGCCATCCACCGCCTCGGCGTGCTGATGGGCCGCGCGCCCGGCGCGCTCCAGGAGGAGCTGGCCCCCGCCGCCGACCTGCCCCCCGCGCCGCCCACGGTGCCCGTCGGCCTGCCCTCGGACCTCCTGCGCCGGC is a window from the Candidatus Hydrogenedentota bacterium genome containing:
- a CDS encoding MarR family transcriptional regulator; translated protein: MNSRERMETARVVYAAERMLHRHCVARFTSESPRAKRSPALTFPQVNMIMTIRAGGGMTVTRLAEELRVKAPAVSAMVDRLVEMGVLTRTANPEDRREVIIRVSDRHEAWVAELERRKLQTFAELVDRVGDDCARTWAEVALRIREALREEDAGAGKRRETGARGARPAKGGTL
- a CDS encoding DUF4091 domain-containing protein, whose translation is MMKPFLCLCAMALCAVSAAADPVAVWLVDPLEKVFADARPGAEPVPPLEAARGEQATFQVVVRAEHPLTAVRVAADPMTGPSGAVLTARAPRVVGYVYVDRPSQKPSNDQLRKPPADYPDVLMETDTMDLGPGQARPVWITVDVPMDAAPGLYRGMARVSAMTPAGGFNAAVPLELEVFAAAAGPSRLWVTNWFSVNWNHMDISPEPESEEYYALLRRFARNMAEHRQNVALISPLGLAEFGVGADGGLTVDFSRFDRWVRIFQEEGVIGRIEGGHLGGRTGGWDSDFGASIRVVRDGKVVGEHVAPDAPGAETFHAWFLPKLVAHLKENGWLDIYLQHLADEPTPTNKASYRALAALLRKHAPELRIVEACHEKDLVGAMDVWVPQLNFLKDDFAHYQARQAAGEEVWFYTCVFPQGEYANRFIEQPLIKTRLLHWINFRYGITGYLHWGYNHWASDDPVTHTTRPHGGPPYLPAGDPWIVYPGKNGPLDSLRHEAMRDGVADYELLAQLAERDPDAAKEIAARLVKDFDSYDTGIPAFRAARRDLLRKLSE
- a CDS encoding multidrug efflux RND transporter permease subunit, whose protein sequence is MISRFFIDRPIFATVVAVVIVLCGLVSLFSLPVESSPQITPPTVVISTSYPGADAQTVMESVATPIEQELSGVEHLLYYQSSSANDGSLSITLSFEIGTDLNIAAVDVQNRIKRAERRLPEEVMRQGMNVSKRMSTFLGIIALQSDKPEHDTLFLSNYATIHMVDALARVPGVGQVRIFGNKDYSMRVTLDPDQLVLKGLTVNDVAQAIREQNGQYAAGEIGGAPNPEPVDFTFPVLAPGRLTTPQQFEEIILLARPDGSRVLLKDVAKVELGTLSYGTEGRYNGKATAMIPVSAQPDANALETMNGVKEELERLAGDFPEGVRHMVPLDTTTFITVSIQEVAKTFLEATILVTIVVLLFLGSWRAAVIPMVAVPVSIVGAFMGLLALGFSVNSLTLFALVLAIGIVVDDAIIAVENVERLMHDERLAPREATIKAMGQVQGPIIASVLSLAAVYLPVAFVGGSTGVMYRQFGITITLAVAISGTIALVLTPALCRLLLRPNHRKLFLFRWFDAGVRGFTALFAFSARWMIRLGVVSMVLFGVLVWATYSLFMRVPSAFVPQEDQGYLMMVAQLPKGASLDRTKAVVSQIEEFMLAQPEVRGITAMCGQDQLSNAAVSSSASMFVSLKDWAERVGPEHSADALVARVFQRFGGLKEATVLAFVPPPIRGLGMRAGFEAQLETRGGDDLASLARVMSEFIAELNKDPMFSGVSGTLDVTQPKIRVKLDHTRAKLLGIPVGEVYNTLQALLGSFYVDDFNIYGRVYRVQLQAEPQYRDEPSDIRKIYVRNNAGEMIELSGVVDVSIEAGPSVVGRFNSFTSAQITGAPAPGISTGQCIRRVEEIAARTLPPGYTVEWSSGSYQEVRTGNQSYYVMLFGLVMIFLVLAAQYEKWSLPLAVLMAVPFCVFGAFASLVLRAAPADIYFQIGLLTLIGLSAKNAILIVEFCSKMRADGAGILEAAIAAARIRLRPVLMTAISTILGALPLALSQGAGAAGRHSIGNSVVAGMITATFLAVFFVPLFFVIIQWLSELGSRKPAPAAAEAPPPPEAVTEPAAPAGEDQA
- a CDS encoding efflux RND transporter periplasmic adaptor subunit — its product is MKRAAGLLALWMVLAGAAPLFAQGPPGGKKMPPQVALAPAAVKTVPVAFEYVGLTEASKAVEVRARIQGFLETREFQDGAFLEEGARLFTIDPRPFEADRDVAAAQVAEAAARLRLAEQELARLKAVRTPGAVAAADVDQREAEAAGAAASLRLAEAQLKKTELNLDYTKVSAPLTGFIGKAQKEAGSYVDSAQNSLLAVMHQVDPLYVTFKVSESDFLAWRRGEKEGTLALAGGRTVPDVAITLLDGTPFGEPGALDYENTGVDTQTGTVELRATFKNADRTLKPGQFVKVNLSGWERPNVLTVPRRAVGQTPKGPVVYLVGPDSKAQERVVKTGEWSGDDWIILEGLEAGDQVIVEGLTKVREGTEVSTGPPPGAPDAPKPAAPAN
- a CDS encoding heparinase, coding for MRVFLRRFFGWAVPAVCAAALLVSAGCATSSKPAREDAVARRIAAAEMHPRLLMTAAGGEAVRERIARDKTAAALFAAVRADADALLDAPPVVYKKDGKRLLSVSREALVRVLCLAFVHRMTDDPKYAARALAEMEAAAGFNDWNPSHFLDTAEMAAALAIGYDWLYPLLSPEQESMIRRAILDKGIQPSFEDKRGWVTGNNNWNQVCHGGMVFGALALLEREPELAEKVVTRALDGLPHAMDVLAPDGVYPEGPSYWEYGTTYNVLLIAALESALGTDFGLKRRPGFRETGAYPLLMTGPTGGVFGFSDSGQTFGLSPAVFWFARENRDPGLAWANHARLGEMLATEGTGRRSRFLPLLLVWWDGKPAAEPRQPLAWKGEGINPVAVFRTSWTDPGAAFLAVKAGTPAANHGHMDTGSFIYEADGVRWALDLGSENYGRLEARGMDIWNRKQGSDRWQIFRYHTLSHNTLTVDGAEQVVEARADFTRFSARKARAVMDLSAVYGGRLARAERGFTLLPDGRVLIQDEITAGDAPARVRWAMTTPGEVAETAPGRALLTKDGKQLRVEVLSRPDAVMETFPTDPPPSEWDTPNPGTRQIGFHTDLAPGASATLAVLLTPESAGTPPPPELRPLSR
- a CDS encoding efflux transporter outer membrane subunit, encoding MSPRAFSTAAALLALLLSGCVVGPDYEKPSPPVPDAWSTPLEGGEAAGEPDIAEWWRVFGDPALDALVARALEGSLDLRMAEARIRESRAAEEISGADLWPALNASAGYKRLQNKKAASTGISSSSSTGLSAQGVSRSYSLSAGGTSVSVAPDLTGAGNSRVTVNRGQAASAPSRWDDLFQAGFDARWELDVFGGTRREMEAARASREAAEEDLRAVRVSLAAEVARNYFTLREAQASLDIASRNAALQRDSLDLVRARFEAGLTNELDIRAAETQLAVTESGLPGHAARVQYAIHRLGVLMGRAPGALQEELAPAADLPPAPPTVPVGLPSDLLRRRPDVRAAERDLAAATARIGVATADLFPKFALTGSLSGQDDALYGLKRGANLLWSVGPTVQWPVFDAGRIRANIRVQNARQEQALTAYEKAVLTSLEEAENALVAYAREQNRLASLDQAVTAANGTLTLASDLYAQGLTDYLRVLDAERSIASAEAQRAQSRAAVLTNLTALYKALGGGWNPEETTPPAPADVEEAKAAPAS